The Rhodococcus sp. B50 DNA window CCAACCAGGGATGGTCCTCTCGCAACGGCAGATACACCTGGAAGTGCGTCAGGTAGATGTAGAGCGACGCGCTCGCCAGCACCCCTGCGATTCGGCTCAGCACAGGTGGGCAGGGAACGGACTCGAGCCACACCAGCAGGCCCAGCCCACCGATGACGAGAAGTTCTCGCTGGAGATCACCCGAGAAGTATCCGGGCACCGTGGCTGCGATCACCGCCGTGACGATCATTCGGTGCCACACGGTCGTCGACGTAGCGGCAGCCCAGCCCAGGGCGAACAACCAGAAGACCATCGACGCGCTCAGAATCAGATTGTTGCCGTCCCCGAGCTCGATCACGCGGTAGCGGGGGAGCAGACCCACACCCACCAAGGCCATCGCGAACCAGAACGAGTGCCTGCGCTCAACACGGTCGATGAGCGGGATGGACAACACCGCGATGACTACGAGCAGGATGTACACGATCGCTTCGATGAACCAATACCGCCATTCGGGCGTCCACCCGTCGGGGCCGAGAATGCCGTTGAGCAACAACGCACTGGTCACGAGATAGTCCCCGGTCAGTGCGATCACGACGCCGAGCCAGACCATGCTGGGTACGGCAATCCGGGCGACGCTGCCCAGGACATGTCGCACCCGCTCGGTACGGGGAGTGGCGAGATGAAAGCGTGCGAAGTTGTAGCCGGCGACCCCCAGCAGCACATGCGCGCCGCCGAGCGCGCCGAACAACCGGATGTGCGAACCGACGATCAGCACGATCGCAACAGCGCGGAGCAGCACGTTGGTCTCGACCGCCCGCCACCATCGTCGCCGGGGCGTAGGCACGAAATCCTTGATCGCGGTGGTGTGCCAGTTCTGGGGTAGATAGCCGAGCATGCGCTCGAGCCGCAGAGACATCTGCACATAGGACAGCGAGTCGCCGCCCAGGCTCACGAACGAGCTGTCGTCGGTGACCTGCCCACTGTGCAGCACCTCGGCATACAGGGCCCGCAGGGCGGCCGTGTCCACGACGGTGCTCTCTGCCTCGGGTGAATCGGGCGTCGCGTGGTGCACGAGCTCGGCCACTGCCCGAAGGTCGGGTTTGCCCGTGCCGGTCCGCGGAAGCTCGTCGACGAGACACACCCGCACGGCCGCGACGGGAAGACCGCAGGCCCGTGCGCTCGCGGACCGGATCGCCTCGAGATCGCTCGCGCCTTCGACCGCCACGATCATGTCGTCCGTCCCGCCGACACAGCATGCCGTCAGTCCCTGTTCGGCGAGGGTCGTCTCGACCTGCTGCAGGTCGATCCGTAGCCCGAAGATCTTGACGAAACGGCTGCGTCGGCCCACCACCTCGTACACGCCGCCGTCGATCTGCCGCGCGAGGTCGCCGGTCCGCAGTTCACCCTCGAGGACGTCCCCGAGACCCAGATCCTCGGGCGTGTGCGCGTAGCCGAGCATCACGTTCGGCCCCGTGTAGATCAGTTCACCGGTGCCGTCCGGAGCGTCCGGTATCGGCTCGAGCCGGAAGGATCCACCGGGAACAGCTCGTCCGATCGACTGCGGATAGTCGGAGGCGAGTTCCGGAGGCAGGTACGCCATCCGTGCGGTCGCCTCCGTCTGCCCGTACATGACGAAGAAATCCCAGCCCCGCTCACGGCCCGACTGCGTATAGGCACGGACCCGATCCGGTGAGAGTCGACCGCCGGCCTGGGTGATGTAGCGCAGGTCGGGTAGGTCCAGTTCGTCGAATCCGAACCGATCGAGCAGATCGAACGTGTAGGGCACGCCGGCGAAGCTGGTGCCGCGGTGGTCTCGGAACAGCTCCCAGAACGCCGGGTCGGTCACCGAGCGGCTCGTGAGGATCACTGCGGCTCCGCGCAGTAGGTGGCTGTGGATGACAGAGAGCCCGTAGCAGTAATGCATCGGCAGCGTCGTCACTGCCCGGTCGGTACTACGGATGTCGAGGTACTCCGCGATCGACTCTGCATTGGACTGCACGTTGCGATGGGACAGGCGGACGAGTTTCGGGGAGCCCGTCGAGCCGGAGGTGCTCAGTAGCAGCGCCAGGTCGGGGTGCAGTACATGCGCAGAACCGTCACCCCGTTCCTCGATCGTCACGGTCCCGTCGATACTGCGCACCACCACGTCGGGTCGGTATGCGGCGATCAGGCCTTCCAGGGCGGCGGGGTTGTCGCCCGGCGCCAGCAGAACCGGGTGTCCGGCGAGTAGGGCTGCAAGGTAGACGACAAGTACATCGATCTCGTTGGCACCTGCGATCAACACCAGTCTGCGGGTGTTGCCCAGCCGGGCAGTTGCCCGATGGACTCGGTCGGCCAGGTGGCTGTAGGTGACGGTTTCCTGCTGGGTG harbors:
- a CDS encoding AMP-binding protein, with translation MLSPSFRKEHPRVRFVLHLEDFGDAPALITQQETVTYSHLADRVHRATARLGNTRRLVLIAGANEIDVLVVYLAALLAGHPVLLAPGDNPAALEGLIAAYRPDVVVRSIDGTVTIEERGDGSAHVLHPDLALLLSTSGSTGSPKLVRLSHRNVQSNAESIAEYLDIRSTDRAVTTLPMHYCYGLSVIHSHLLRGAAVILTSRSVTDPAFWELFRDHRGTSFAGVPYTFDLLDRFGFDELDLPDLRYITQAGGRLSPDRVRAYTQSGRERGWDFFVMYGQTEATARMAYLPPELASDYPQSIGRAVPGGSFRLEPIPDAPDGTGELIYTGPNVMLGYAHTPEDLGLGDVLEGELRTGDLARQIDGGVYEVVGRRSRFVKIFGLRIDLQQVETTLAEQGLTACCVGGTDDMIVAVEGASDLEAIRSASARACGLPVAAVRVCLVDELPRTGTGKPDLRAVAELVHHATPDSPEAESTVVDTAALRALYAEVLHSGQVTDDSSFVSLGGDSLSYVQMSLRLERMLGYLPQNWHTTAIKDFVPTPRRRWWRAVETNVLLRAVAIVLIVGSHIRLFGALGGAHVLLGVAGYNFARFHLATPRTERVRHVLGSVARIAVPSMVWLGVVIALTGDYLVTSALLLNGILGPDGWTPEWRYWFIEAIVYILLVVIAVLSIPLIDRVERRHSFWFAMALVGVGLLPRYRVIELGDGNNLILSASMVFWLFALGWAAATSTTVWHRMIVTAVIAATVPGYFSGDLQRELLVIGGLGLLVWLESVPCPPVLSRIAGVLASASLYIYLTHFQVYLPLREDHPWLAFALSILVGILFWQAVTVTLALRRRVAAARAKSDPNPAGTSSGSPPSHPAEMPGRSPVA